In one Umezawaea sp. Da 62-37 genomic region, the following are encoded:
- a CDS encoding TlpA disulfide reductase family protein: MTTTITTPRQTLAPPWKTTRWFNNDPLELADLRGRVVVLEAFQMLCPGCVGQALPQATRLARTFGDDVAVIGLHSVFEHHAAMTPTSLEAFLHEYRIGFPVGVDAHQDDDPTPVTFARYGMRGTPTTVLIDRDGVIRGRHLGAVDDMAIAAAVARLIEAKPVRERVEDAAPPTSVCAVDGNCA; this comes from the coding sequence ATGACCACGACGATCACCACACCCCGGCAGACCCTCGCCCCACCGTGGAAGACCACCCGCTGGTTCAACAACGACCCCCTGGAACTGGCCGACCTGCGCGGCCGGGTGGTCGTCCTCGAGGCCTTCCAGATGCTCTGCCCCGGCTGCGTCGGCCAAGCACTGCCGCAGGCCACGCGGCTGGCGCGGACCTTCGGTGACGACGTCGCCGTGATCGGGCTGCACAGCGTGTTCGAACACCACGCCGCCATGACCCCGACCAGCCTCGAAGCGTTCCTCCACGAATACCGGATCGGCTTCCCGGTCGGGGTCGACGCCCACCAGGACGACGACCCCACCCCCGTCACCTTCGCCCGCTACGGGATGCGGGGCACCCCGACCACGGTGCTGATCGACCGCGACGGCGTCATCCGGGGTCGCCACCTCGGCGCGGTCGACGACATGGCGATCGCCGCGGCCGTGGCTCGCCTGATCGAGGCGAAACCCGTGCGGGAGCGGGTCGAGGACGCCGCACCGCCGACGTCCGTCTGCGCCGTCGACGGGAACTGCGCCTGA
- a CDS encoding MarR family winged helix-turn-helix transcriptional regulator, which yields MEVFEESYLRGSMTGDTTTGATDLDRRLADAVERLGHGLRSLAQRSARAQGLSPLQQQAVLALFRRPTVRREVNALAAEFDVTTPTMSDAVGSLERKELLTRSPSSDGRRRLLTLTGRGEEVARELMTWDEPLLTALAKLPVEDRATTLDSLLHLIADLHRRGVVSVVRMCTTCRFFSPDAHADPAAPHHCNLLRIPLPLAELRTDCPEHEPAAV from the coding sequence ATGGAAGTGTTTGAGGAGTCCTACCTGAGGGGTTCGATGACGGGCGACACGACGACGGGCGCGACCGACCTGGATCGACGGTTGGCCGACGCCGTCGAACGGCTGGGGCACGGTCTGCGTTCCCTGGCCCAGCGCAGTGCCCGCGCGCAGGGCTTGTCCCCGTTGCAGCAACAGGCTGTGCTGGCGCTGTTCCGGCGGCCGACGGTTCGCCGGGAGGTCAACGCGCTCGCCGCGGAGTTCGACGTCACCACGCCCACGATGTCGGACGCGGTCGGTTCGTTGGAGCGCAAGGAACTGCTGACCCGGTCACCCAGTTCCGACGGTCGCCGAAGGTTGCTCACCCTGACCGGCCGCGGCGAGGAAGTCGCCCGTGAACTGATGACGTGGGACGAGCCGCTGCTGACGGCGTTGGCGAAATTGCCGGTGGAGGATCGGGCCACCACATTGGACAGCCTGCTGCACCTCATCGCGGATCTGCACCGCCGAGGCGTGGTGAGCGTGGTGCGGATGTGCACCACGTGCCGGTTCTTCAGCCCCGACGCCCACGCGGACCCGGCCGCGCCGCACCACTGCAACCTGCTGCGGATACCGTTGCCGCTCGCGGAGTTGCGGACCGATTGCCCCGAGCACGAACCGGCTGCCGTCTGA
- a CDS encoding carboxymuconolactone decarboxylase family protein has product MPRLTVVDPTTAEPQARALLGKVERALGVTPNMMKAMASSPAVLDAYLSFSGALSKGKLPSAVQEQIALVTAVANECGYCLAAHTVLGAKAGVSEEDLVSGRHARATDPKVEAALKFTLAVISAKGFVSDDDLADVRAAGYDDGEIGEIVAAVALNTFTNYFNSVGETQLDFPAIEFTAQ; this is encoded by the coding sequence ATGCCTCGCCTCACCGTCGTCGACCCCACCACCGCCGAACCCCAGGCCCGCGCACTGCTCGGCAAGGTCGAACGCGCCCTCGGCGTCACCCCGAACATGATGAAGGCGATGGCCAGCTCACCCGCCGTGCTCGATGCCTACCTGTCCTTCAGCGGCGCGCTGTCCAAGGGAAAGCTGCCCTCCGCGGTCCAGGAGCAGATCGCCCTCGTCACCGCCGTCGCCAACGAGTGCGGCTACTGCCTCGCGGCACACACCGTCCTCGGCGCCAAGGCAGGGGTCAGCGAAGAGGACCTCGTCTCGGGCCGTCACGCCCGCGCCACCGATCCGAAGGTCGAAGCCGCCCTGAAGTTCACCCTCGCCGTCATCTCCGCCAAGGGCTTCGTCAGCGACGACGACCTCGCCGACGTCCGCGCCGCGGGCTACGACGACGGCGAGATCGGCGAGATCGTCGCCGCCGTCGCCCTCAACACCTTCACCAACTACTTCAACTCCGTCGGCGAAACCCAGCTCGACTTCCCCGCGATCGAGTTCACCGCGCAGTGA
- a CDS encoding GAF domain-containing protein produces the protein MMAAPGQHPSAAQPSAAGQVEEDDLRVLFGQSTVTFASLVGPAHVVESANPAFFATIGEDRARTGVPLVEVMPELADQGFIALLDEVHRTGESYIGRDVRAVLGTGAQAREAFFDFTYEPRRGPEGAVTGVRMIGVEITQVKHARRLMAEHRALLEQIARQAPLGEVLDGMARCIENLAPQEVLVSVLLAEPDGLHLRHGAGPSLPDFYNQAIDGIATGEGVGSCGTAAHRREPVVVTDIATDPFWDDFRDLADQAGLAACWSTPILARDGGLLGTFAMYHRAPRVPQDSDLALARVFAGTAALAIERHHDEQARRDAETRAEAARAALAEVVSTERELRAEAEQRATAAAELADRIQAAAASQAAAPHPEHCQLGGADGCTAPAELKVADSWGDSAWGCHSHVEEAMVTVRSVFIADEELGGLAAYVNRRPARARHTDHPPTT, from the coding sequence ATGATGGCGGCACCAGGCCAGCACCCCTCCGCAGCGCAGCCCTCGGCTGCCGGGCAGGTGGAGGAGGATGACCTGCGAGTTCTGTTCGGGCAGTCCACCGTCACGTTCGCCTCGCTGGTGGGGCCTGCGCACGTGGTGGAGTCGGCGAACCCGGCGTTCTTCGCCACGATCGGCGAGGACCGGGCGCGTACCGGTGTCCCGCTCGTCGAGGTGATGCCCGAATTGGCCGACCAGGGCTTCATCGCCCTGCTCGACGAGGTCCACCGCACCGGTGAGTCCTACATCGGCCGTGATGTGCGAGCCGTGCTCGGTACCGGTGCGCAGGCGCGGGAGGCGTTCTTCGACTTCACCTATGAGCCGCGGCGCGGCCCCGAGGGCGCGGTCACCGGGGTCCGGATGATCGGCGTCGAGATCACCCAGGTCAAGCACGCCCGGCGGTTGATGGCCGAACACCGTGCCCTGCTCGAGCAGATCGCCCGGCAGGCACCCCTTGGCGAGGTCCTCGACGGGATGGCCCGCTGCATCGAGAACCTGGCGCCGCAGGAAGTGCTGGTGTCCGTGTTGCTGGCGGAGCCCGACGGCCTGCACCTGCGCCACGGGGCCGGCCCCAGCCTGCCCGACTTCTACAACCAGGCCATCGACGGGATCGCCACCGGCGAGGGCGTCGGCTCCTGCGGCACGGCCGCCCACCGGCGGGAACCGGTCGTCGTCACCGACATCGCCACCGACCCGTTCTGGGACGACTTCCGCGACCTGGCCGACCAAGCCGGTCTGGCCGCCTGCTGGTCCACCCCGATCCTGGCCCGCGACGGGGGACTACTGGGCACCTTCGCCATGTACCACCGGGCCCCGCGCGTCCCGCAGGACTCCGACCTGGCCCTCGCTCGTGTCTTCGCCGGCACTGCGGCCCTGGCCATCGAACGCCACCACGACGAGCAGGCACGACGAGACGCGGAAACCCGCGCCGAAGCCGCCCGTGCCGCACTGGCCGAGGTGGTGAGCACGGAGCGGGAACTGCGCGCCGAGGCCGAGCAGCGCGCCACCGCCGCCGCGGAACTGGCCGACCGGATACAGGCCGCCGCAGCCTCGCAGGCCGCCGCACCACACCCCGAGCACTGTCAACTCGGCGGCGCCGATGGGTGCACCGCACCGGCCGAACTCAAGGTCGCCGACTCCTGGGGCGACTCGGCCTGGGGCTGCCACAGCCACGTCGAAGAGGCCATGGTCACCGTGCGGTCGGTGTTCATCGCCGACGAGGAACTCGGCGGCCTGGCCGCCTACGTCAACCGCCGACCCGCCCGAGCACGACACACCGACCATCCACCCACCACGTGA
- a CDS encoding BTAD domain-containing putative transcriptional regulator produces MRFGVLGPLAAWTTDGHPVRVSEVKVRALLAVLLIEVGRPVSVDRLVEDLWGDRPPASPSNSVQTKVSQLRRMLEDGEPGARRLVVRQAPGYLLRVEPDEVDVTRFRALAARAANADDPRRRVALWSEALALWRGPALADFADEPFATAVVAQWEEERLGALEGLVEARIDLGEHAEVIGELNDLTERHPLRERLHAARMRALYWSGRQTDALAGYRALRQRLADELGVEPGPELAAVHQAILEHNLEAAPPRPLSNLPAPVSDLIGRDEAVVEVGGLVGKHRLVTLTGPGGVGKTRLAVETARQAVARDGTWLVEFAGLVDAPVDEVVAAALGLREDTGTIVEALRSKRMLLVLDNCERLVGPVAQFAAWLLAAAPGLRVLATSQEPLGLAGEQLWPVPPLEVPDGIGHPPEFSAVQLFVARAAAAAPGFTLTFDNLEAVAAICRRLDGIPLALEMAATRVRALGVHELLDRLDDRFRLLATGHRDAPARQRTLRAVIDWSWELLSEGERAVLSGLAVHTESCSLEAAERVCGGDDVVDQVVRLVGRSLVVVLPGPRYRLLESVAAYCLERLRKSGELDALRRAHLDYYTDLAERADSRLRGGEQQAWLRRLTADGPNLRTALDHAVRDGDADVALRLVNAQAWYWFLRGRLREGQRSLSTALSVVGGDERQRARATAWLVGFAALIGEGGGLAERAAKALAAFEGIDDPAGLARAQWFLSHVLIGSGDLDALADLAGRALAGFTAVGDRWGVAAALGTLAAQARPRGSLGDARRHGERSAEVFRSLGDRWGQVKASDVLSSLAEIDGDYDEAERLHLEALRGAEELGLWIEMSYELSGLGRIALLRGDYEQAEGLHWQAMRLASDQSHLRGVQFAEVGLGLGARRQGRLDKAEEHLTAWLEWCRTVDGELGVALIMAELGFVAEQRGDAELALARQAEGYRAARAAGDPRALALAMEGLAGAHALAGDHRRAARLLGAAAETRGKPLPVGERGDVERISAAVESALGSEVFRVEFGHGVEGIEKVVAVG; encoded by the coding sequence GTGCGATTCGGAGTGCTGGGGCCGCTGGCCGCGTGGACCACCGACGGGCACCCGGTGCGGGTGTCCGAGGTCAAGGTGCGCGCGCTGCTCGCCGTCCTGTTGATCGAGGTCGGCAGGCCGGTGTCGGTGGACCGGCTCGTCGAGGACCTGTGGGGCGACCGCCCGCCTGCCTCGCCGTCGAACTCGGTGCAGACCAAGGTCTCCCAGCTCCGGAGGATGTTGGAGGACGGCGAGCCGGGCGCGCGACGGCTCGTGGTGCGGCAGGCGCCGGGGTACCTGCTGCGGGTCGAGCCGGACGAGGTCGACGTGACGCGGTTCCGGGCCTTGGCGGCGCGGGCGGCGAACGCCGATGACCCCCGACGGCGGGTGGCGCTGTGGTCGGAGGCGCTCGCGCTGTGGCGCGGGCCCGCGTTGGCGGACTTCGCGGACGAACCGTTCGCGACGGCGGTCGTCGCGCAGTGGGAGGAGGAACGCCTCGGCGCGCTGGAGGGCCTCGTCGAGGCGCGGATCGACCTGGGCGAACACGCCGAGGTGATCGGCGAGCTGAACGACCTGACCGAACGGCATCCGCTGCGCGAGCGGTTGCACGCGGCCCGGATGCGGGCGCTCTACTGGTCCGGCAGGCAGACCGACGCGCTCGCGGGCTACCGCGCGCTGAGGCAGCGACTGGCCGACGAACTGGGCGTGGAACCCGGTCCGGAGTTGGCGGCGGTGCACCAGGCGATCCTGGAGCACAACCTCGAAGCCGCGCCCCCGCGGCCGTTGTCCAACCTGCCCGCGCCGGTCAGCGACCTGATCGGCCGGGACGAGGCCGTCGTCGAGGTGGGCGGCCTCGTCGGGAAGCACCGGCTGGTCACGCTCACCGGTCCCGGCGGGGTCGGCAAGACGCGGCTGGCGGTGGAGACCGCCCGGCAGGCCGTGGCGCGCGACGGCACCTGGCTGGTCGAGTTCGCGGGTCTGGTCGACGCCCCGGTCGACGAGGTCGTCGCGGCGGCGCTTGGCCTCCGTGAGGACACCGGCACGATCGTGGAAGCGTTGCGGAGCAAGCGGATGCTGCTTGTGTTGGACAACTGCGAGCGGCTGGTCGGCCCGGTCGCGCAGTTCGCCGCATGGCTGTTGGCGGCGGCGCCGGGCCTGCGCGTGCTGGCCACCAGCCAGGAGCCGCTGGGACTCGCGGGCGAACAGCTCTGGCCGGTGCCGCCGTTGGAGGTGCCCGACGGGATCGGGCACCCGCCGGAGTTCAGCGCCGTCCAACTGTTCGTCGCGCGCGCCGCCGCCGCGGCGCCGGGGTTCACGCTGACGTTCGACAACCTGGAGGCGGTCGCCGCGATCTGCCGCCGTCTGGACGGGATTCCGCTGGCCCTGGAGATGGCCGCCACCAGGGTGCGCGCGCTCGGCGTGCACGAGCTGCTGGACCGGCTCGACGACAGGTTCCGGCTGCTCGCGACCGGGCACCGCGACGCGCCCGCTCGGCAGCGCACGCTCCGCGCGGTGATCGACTGGAGCTGGGAGCTGCTGTCGGAGGGCGAGCGCGCAGTGTTGAGCGGACTTGCCGTGCACACCGAGAGCTGCTCGCTGGAGGCCGCCGAGCGCGTGTGCGGGGGCGACGACGTGGTCGACCAGGTGGTGCGCCTGGTGGGCCGGTCGCTGGTGGTCGTGCTGCCCGGTCCCCGGTACCGGCTGCTGGAATCCGTGGCCGCGTACTGCCTCGAACGGCTGCGGAAGAGCGGGGAACTCGACGCGTTGCGGCGCGCGCACCTCGACTACTACACCGACCTGGCGGAACGGGCCGACAGCCGATTGCGTGGCGGCGAGCAACAGGCGTGGCTGAGGAGGTTGACCGCGGATGGGCCGAACCTGCGGACCGCGCTGGACCACGCGGTGCGCGACGGTGACGCGGACGTCGCGCTGCGGCTGGTCAACGCCCAGGCGTGGTACTGGTTCCTGCGCGGCAGGCTGCGCGAAGGGCAACGGTCGTTGAGCACGGCGTTGTCCGTCGTCGGGGGCGACGAGCGGCAGCGGGCTCGCGCGACGGCGTGGCTGGTGGGGTTCGCGGCGCTGATCGGCGAAGGCGGAGGCCTGGCCGAGCGGGCGGCGAAGGCGCTGGCCGCGTTCGAGGGCATCGACGACCCGGCAGGGCTGGCGCGCGCCCAGTGGTTCCTCAGCCACGTGCTGATCGGGTCGGGTGACCTGGACGCGCTGGCCGACCTGGCGGGTCGGGCGTTGGCCGGGTTCACTGCCGTTGGTGACCGCTGGGGTGTCGCCGCCGCGCTGGGCACCCTCGCCGCGCAGGCCCGGCCCCGCGGCTCGCTCGGGGACGCGCGACGGCACGGGGAGCGCAGCGCCGAGGTGTTCCGCTCGCTCGGTGACCGGTGGGGGCAGGTGAAGGCGTCGGACGTGCTCAGCTCGTTGGCGGAGATCGACGGCGACTACGACGAGGCGGAACGGCTGCACCTGGAGGCGTTGCGCGGCGCCGAGGAACTGGGGCTGTGGATCGAGATGTCCTACGAACTCTCGGGGCTGGGCCGCATCGCGTTGCTGCGAGGGGACTACGAGCAGGCCGAAGGACTGCACTGGCAGGCGATGCGGCTGGCCTCGGACCAGTCGCACCTGCGGGGAGTGCAGTTCGCCGAGGTCGGGCTGGGCCTCGGCGCCCGACGGCAGGGCCGGTTGGACAAAGCCGAGGAGCACTTGACGGCGTGGTTGGAATGGTGCCGGACGGTCGACGGCGAGCTGGGCGTGGCGCTGATCATGGCCGAACTCGGGTTCGTGGCCGAGCAGCGCGGCGACGCGGAGTTGGCGCTGGCCCGGCAGGCGGAGGGGTATCGGGCGGCGCGGGCGGCCGGGGACCCGCGGGCGCTGGCGCTGGCGATGGAGGGGTTGGCCGGGGCGCACGCGCTGGCGGGCGACCACAGGCGGGCGGCCAGATTGCTGGGTGCGGCTGCGGAGACCCGCGGCAAGCCGTTGCCCGTGGGGGAGCGAGGGGATGTCGAGCGCATCAGCGCTGCGGTGGAGTCGGCGTTGGGGAGTGAGGTGTTCAGGGTCGAGTTCGGGCATGGGGTGGAGGGGATCGAGAAGGTGGTGGCGGTCGGGTGA
- a CDS encoding NAD(P)-binding domain-containing protein — protein sequence MTELTPTTVLGLGAMGSALAEALVAAGHPTTVWNRSATRPEPRGCVRAGTVQDAVAASGLVILCLLDHGSVRDVLSTVGPLDGKTIVNLTSCAPAQARDLAAWATERGADYLDGGIMAVPPMIATPAAFVLYSGSQTAFDHARPALDRFGESHYLGTDPGSAALYDLSLLSGMYGLLAGILHAYAVIGSEGVAATSFAPLLARWLTTMVGFTASAAEQIDRGDYSVGVASSLAMQSAGFTELLELAEHNGISPELIAPLGPLMARRVADGHGHEDIIGVIELLKKGANHE from the coding sequence ATGACCGAACTCACCCCGACGACAGTGCTGGGCCTGGGCGCGATGGGCTCGGCGCTCGCCGAAGCCCTGGTCGCCGCAGGCCATCCGACAACCGTCTGGAACCGCTCCGCGACCAGGCCAGAACCGCGTGGCTGCGTGCGCGCTGGCACAGTGCAGGACGCCGTGGCGGCCTCCGGGCTCGTGATCCTCTGCCTGCTGGACCACGGCTCCGTGCGCGACGTGCTCAGCACGGTCGGTCCACTCGACGGCAAGACCATCGTCAACCTGACCAGCTGCGCTCCCGCACAGGCTCGCGACCTCGCCGCGTGGGCGACCGAGCGCGGCGCCGACTACCTCGACGGCGGGATCATGGCCGTGCCCCCGATGATCGCGACCCCGGCGGCCTTCGTCCTCTACAGCGGTTCGCAGACGGCCTTCGACCATGCAAGACCCGCGCTGGACCGCTTCGGCGAGAGCCACTACCTCGGCACCGATCCGGGTTCGGCGGCCCTGTACGACCTGTCGCTGCTCAGCGGCATGTACGGGCTGCTGGCGGGCATCCTGCACGCCTACGCGGTGATCGGCTCGGAGGGTGTGGCGGCGACGTCCTTCGCGCCGCTGCTGGCCCGCTGGCTCACCACCATGGTCGGCTTCACGGCGTCGGCCGCCGAGCAGATCGACCGCGGCGACTACTCGGTCGGCGTCGCCTCCAGCCTGGCCATGCAGTCCGCTGGCTTCACCGAACTACTGGAACTGGCCGAGCACAACGGCATCAGCCCCGAACTGATCGCACCGCTCGGCCCGCTGATGGCCCGCAGGGTCGCCGACGGGCATGGCCACGAAGACATCATCGGCGTGATCGAACTGCTCAAGAAGGGCGCAAACCATGAATGA